In one Cervus elaphus chromosome 9, mCerEla1.1, whole genome shotgun sequence genomic region, the following are encoded:
- the SEMA6B gene encoding semaphorin-6B isoform X2 codes for MRTPRGPPSRPALLLLLLLLRGAHGLFPEEPPPLSVAPRDYLNHYPVFVGSGPGRLTLSEDADDLNIQRVLRVNRTLFIGGRDNLYRVELEPPTSTEMRYQRKLTWRSNPSDINVCRMKGKQEGECRNFVKVLLLRDESTLFVCGSNAFNPVCANYSMDTLQPLGDNISGMARCPYDPKHANVALFSEGMLFTATVTDFLAIDAVIYRSLGDRPTLRTVKHDSKWFKEPYFVHAVEWGSHIYFFFREIAMEFNYLEKVVVSRVARVCKNDVGGSPRVLEKQWTSFLKARLNCSVPGDSHFYFNVLRAVTGVVSLGGRPVVLAVFSTPSNSIPGSAVCAFDMTQVAAVFEGRFREQKSPESIWTPVPEDQVPRPRPGCCAAPGMQYNASSAFPDEILNFVKTHPLMDEAVPSLGHAPWIVRTLMRHQLTRVAVDVSAGPWGNQTVVFLGSEAGTVLKFLVWPNASASGTTGPSVFLEEFETYRPDRCGQSEGGETGQRLLSLELDAASGGLLAAFPRCVVRVPVARCQQYSGCMKNCIGSQDPYCGWAPDGSCVFLSPGTRATFEQDVSGASTSGLGDCTGLLRASLSEERAGLVSVNLLVTSSVAAFVVGAVVSGFSVGWYVGLRERRELARRKDKEAILAHGGGEAVLSVSRLGERRAGGPGGRAGGGGGGPGGPPEALLAPLMQNGWTKATLLQGGPHDLDSGLLPTPEQTPLPQKRLPTPHPHPLGPRAWEHGPALLTASASSSLLLLAPGRAPEPPPAPGEPAAPDARLFTARPGRASHGDFPLTPHASPDRRRVVSAPTGPSDPSSSADGFPRPWSPPPTGSLRRPGAHAPPAAALRRTHTINSGEARPRGRHARPVTDLAHLLSYGGPDRTAPPVP; via the exons ATGCGGACCCCGCGAGGGCCCCCTTCCCGTCCGGCCCtactgctcctgctgctgctcctgagAGGAGCCCACGGCCTCTTCCCCGAGGAGCCACCGCCGCTCAGCGTGGCCCCCAGGGACT acCTGAATCACTATCCCGTGTTCGTGGGCAGTGGGCCAGGACGCCTGACCCTCTCAGAAGACGCTGATGACCTCAACATCCAGCGAGTTCTACGGGTCAATAGAACGCTGTTCATCGGGGGCAG GGACAACCTGTACCGGGTGGAGCTGGAGCCCCCCACATCAACGGAAATGCGGTACCAGCGG AAGCTGACCTGGCGCTCCAACCCCAGCGACATCAACGTGTGTCGGATGAAGGGCAAGCAGGAG GGCGAGTGTCGAAATTTTGTAAAGGTGCTTCTACTTCGGGACGAATCCACTCTCTTCGTGTGTGGTTCCAATGCCTTCAACCCCGTGTGTGCCAACTACAGC atGGATACACTGCAGCCCCTCGGGGACAACATCAGCGGCATGGCCCGCTGCCCATACGACCCCAAACATGCCAACGTTGCCCTCTTCTCTG AAGGGATGCTCTTCACAGCCACCGTTACCGACTTCCTTGCCATCGATGCCGTCATCTACCGCAGTCTTGGGGACCGGCCCACTCTGCGCACGGTGAAACACGACTCCAAGTGGTTCAAAG AGCCATACTTTGTCCACGCGGTGGAGTGGGGCAGccacatctatttcttcttccgGGAGATTGCAATGGAGTTTAACTACCTGGAGAAG GTGGTGGTGTCCCGTGTGGCCCGGGTCTGCAAGAATGACGTGGGCGGCTCCCCTCGCGTGCTGGAGAAGCAGTGGACATCATTCCTGAAGGCGCGGCTCAACTGCTCTGTGCCCGGGGACTCTCACTTCTACTTCAACGTGCTGCGGGCTGTCACGGGGGTGGTCAGCCTGGGGGGCCGGCCCGTGGTCCTTGCTGTTTTCTCCACGCCCAGCAACAG CATCCCCGGCTCGGCTGTCTGCGCCTTTGACATGACACAGGTGGCTGCCGTGTTTGAGGGCCGCTTCCGTGAGCAGAAGTCCCCTGAGTCCATCTGGACACCCGTGCCAGAGGATCAGGTGCCACGGCCGCG GCCCGGGTGCTGCGCAGCTCCTGGCATGCAGTACAATGCCTCGAGCGCCTTCCCGGACGAGATCCTCAACTTCGTCAAGACGCACCCTCTGATGGACGAGGCCGTGCCCTCCCTGGGCCACGCACCCTGGATCGTTCGGACTCTGATGCG GCACCAGCTGACACGAGTGGCCGTGGACGTGAGCGCCGGCCCCTGGGGCAACCAGACCGTTGTCTTCCTGGGGTCTGAGGCAGGCACAGTCCTCAAGTTCCTTGTCTGGCCCAACGCCAGTGCCTCGGGTACCACGGGGCCCAGTGTCTTTCTGGAGGAATTTGAGACCTACCGGCCTGACAG GTGTGGACAGTCTGAGGGTGGTGAGACAGGGCAGCGGCTGCTGAGCCTGGAGCTGGATGCGGCCTCGGGCGGCCTGCTGGCGGCCTTCCCCCGCTGTGTGGTCCGAGTGCCTGTGGCGCGCTGCCAGCAATACTCAGGATGCATGAA GaactgcattggcagtcaggacCCCTACTGCGGGTGGGCCCCAGATGGCTCCTGTGTCTTCCTAAGCCCTGGCACCAG AGCCACCTTTGAGCAGGACGTGTCCGGGGCCAGCACTTCAGGCTTAGGGGACTGCACAG GACTCCTGCGCGCCAGCCTCTCGGAGGAGCGCGCTGGGCTGGTGTCGGTGAACCTGCTGGTAACGTCATCGGTGGCGGCCTTCGTGGTGGGCGCCGTGGTGTCCGGCTTCAGCGTGGGGTGGTACGTGGGGCTCCGCGAGCGGCGCGAACTGGCCCGCCGCAAGGACAAGGAGGCCATCCTAGCACACGGGGGCGGCGAGGCCGTGCTGAGCGTCAGCCGCCTGGGCGAGCGCCGGGCGGGCGGCCCCGGAGGCCgggccgggggcggcggcggcgggcccgGGGGTCCCCCGGAGGCTCTGCTGGCGCCCCTGATGCAGAACGGCTGGACCAAGGCCACGCTGCTGCAGGGCGGCCCCCACGACCTGGACTCGGGGCTGCTGCCCACGCCCGAGCAGACGCCGCTGCCCCAGAAGCGCTTGCCCACCCCGCACCCGCACCCCTTGGGCCCCCGCGCCTGGGAACACGGCCCCGCGCTGCTCACGGCCTCCGCCTCGTCCTCGCTCCTGCTGCTGGCCCCCGGCCGCGCCCCTGAGCCGCCCCCCGCGCCGGGCGAGCCGGCGGCCCCCGACGCCCGCCTCTTCACCGCGCGCCCGGGCCGCGCCTCCCACGGCGACTTCCCGCTTACCCCCCATGCCAGCCCGGACCGCCGGCGGGTGGTGTCGGCGCCCACGGGCCCCTCGGACCCAAGTTCGTCCGCCGATGGCTTCCCGCGGCCCTGGAGCCCGCCGCCCACGGGCAGTCTCCGGAGACCAGGCGCGCACGCCCCGCCGGCCGCCGCGCTGCGCCGCACGCACACGATCAACAGCGGCGAGGCCCGGCCCCGCGGCCGCCACGCCCGGCCGGTCACGGACTTGGCCCACCTGCTCTCCTACGGGGGCCCCGACAGGACTGCGCCCCCCGTGCCCTAG
- the SEMA6B gene encoding semaphorin-6B isoform X1: MEGWVPEGVTSCRPDLAMRTPRGPPSRPALLLLLLLLRGAHGLFPEEPPPLSVAPRDYLNHYPVFVGSGPGRLTLSEDADDLNIQRVLRVNRTLFIGGRDNLYRVELEPPTSTEMRYQRKLTWRSNPSDINVCRMKGKQEGECRNFVKVLLLRDESTLFVCGSNAFNPVCANYSMDTLQPLGDNISGMARCPYDPKHANVALFSEGMLFTATVTDFLAIDAVIYRSLGDRPTLRTVKHDSKWFKEPYFVHAVEWGSHIYFFFREIAMEFNYLEKVVVSRVARVCKNDVGGSPRVLEKQWTSFLKARLNCSVPGDSHFYFNVLRAVTGVVSLGGRPVVLAVFSTPSNSIPGSAVCAFDMTQVAAVFEGRFREQKSPESIWTPVPEDQVPRPRPGCCAAPGMQYNASSAFPDEILNFVKTHPLMDEAVPSLGHAPWIVRTLMRHQLTRVAVDVSAGPWGNQTVVFLGSEAGTVLKFLVWPNASASGTTGPSVFLEEFETYRPDRCGQSEGGETGQRLLSLELDAASGGLLAAFPRCVVRVPVARCQQYSGCMKNCIGSQDPYCGWAPDGSCVFLSPGTRATFEQDVSGASTSGLGDCTGLLRASLSEERAGLVSVNLLVTSSVAAFVVGAVVSGFSVGWYVGLRERRELARRKDKEAILAHGGGEAVLSVSRLGERRAGGPGGRAGGGGGGPGGPPEALLAPLMQNGWTKATLLQGGPHDLDSGLLPTPEQTPLPQKRLPTPHPHPLGPRAWEHGPALLTASASSSLLLLAPGRAPEPPPAPGEPAAPDARLFTARPGRASHGDFPLTPHASPDRRRVVSAPTGPSDPSSSADGFPRPWSPPPTGSLRRPGAHAPPAAALRRTHTINSGEARPRGRHARPVTDLAHLLSYGGPDRTAPPVP; this comes from the exons ATGGAGGGCTGGGTTCCAGAGG GTGTCACCTCCTGTCGCCCTGACCTCGCCATGCGGACCCCGCGAGGGCCCCCTTCCCGTCCGGCCCtactgctcctgctgctgctcctgagAGGAGCCCACGGCCTCTTCCCCGAGGAGCCACCGCCGCTCAGCGTGGCCCCCAGGGACT acCTGAATCACTATCCCGTGTTCGTGGGCAGTGGGCCAGGACGCCTGACCCTCTCAGAAGACGCTGATGACCTCAACATCCAGCGAGTTCTACGGGTCAATAGAACGCTGTTCATCGGGGGCAG GGACAACCTGTACCGGGTGGAGCTGGAGCCCCCCACATCAACGGAAATGCGGTACCAGCGG AAGCTGACCTGGCGCTCCAACCCCAGCGACATCAACGTGTGTCGGATGAAGGGCAAGCAGGAG GGCGAGTGTCGAAATTTTGTAAAGGTGCTTCTACTTCGGGACGAATCCACTCTCTTCGTGTGTGGTTCCAATGCCTTCAACCCCGTGTGTGCCAACTACAGC atGGATACACTGCAGCCCCTCGGGGACAACATCAGCGGCATGGCCCGCTGCCCATACGACCCCAAACATGCCAACGTTGCCCTCTTCTCTG AAGGGATGCTCTTCACAGCCACCGTTACCGACTTCCTTGCCATCGATGCCGTCATCTACCGCAGTCTTGGGGACCGGCCCACTCTGCGCACGGTGAAACACGACTCCAAGTGGTTCAAAG AGCCATACTTTGTCCACGCGGTGGAGTGGGGCAGccacatctatttcttcttccgGGAGATTGCAATGGAGTTTAACTACCTGGAGAAG GTGGTGGTGTCCCGTGTGGCCCGGGTCTGCAAGAATGACGTGGGCGGCTCCCCTCGCGTGCTGGAGAAGCAGTGGACATCATTCCTGAAGGCGCGGCTCAACTGCTCTGTGCCCGGGGACTCTCACTTCTACTTCAACGTGCTGCGGGCTGTCACGGGGGTGGTCAGCCTGGGGGGCCGGCCCGTGGTCCTTGCTGTTTTCTCCACGCCCAGCAACAG CATCCCCGGCTCGGCTGTCTGCGCCTTTGACATGACACAGGTGGCTGCCGTGTTTGAGGGCCGCTTCCGTGAGCAGAAGTCCCCTGAGTCCATCTGGACACCCGTGCCAGAGGATCAGGTGCCACGGCCGCG GCCCGGGTGCTGCGCAGCTCCTGGCATGCAGTACAATGCCTCGAGCGCCTTCCCGGACGAGATCCTCAACTTCGTCAAGACGCACCCTCTGATGGACGAGGCCGTGCCCTCCCTGGGCCACGCACCCTGGATCGTTCGGACTCTGATGCG GCACCAGCTGACACGAGTGGCCGTGGACGTGAGCGCCGGCCCCTGGGGCAACCAGACCGTTGTCTTCCTGGGGTCTGAGGCAGGCACAGTCCTCAAGTTCCTTGTCTGGCCCAACGCCAGTGCCTCGGGTACCACGGGGCCCAGTGTCTTTCTGGAGGAATTTGAGACCTACCGGCCTGACAG GTGTGGACAGTCTGAGGGTGGTGAGACAGGGCAGCGGCTGCTGAGCCTGGAGCTGGATGCGGCCTCGGGCGGCCTGCTGGCGGCCTTCCCCCGCTGTGTGGTCCGAGTGCCTGTGGCGCGCTGCCAGCAATACTCAGGATGCATGAA GaactgcattggcagtcaggacCCCTACTGCGGGTGGGCCCCAGATGGCTCCTGTGTCTTCCTAAGCCCTGGCACCAG AGCCACCTTTGAGCAGGACGTGTCCGGGGCCAGCACTTCAGGCTTAGGGGACTGCACAG GACTCCTGCGCGCCAGCCTCTCGGAGGAGCGCGCTGGGCTGGTGTCGGTGAACCTGCTGGTAACGTCATCGGTGGCGGCCTTCGTGGTGGGCGCCGTGGTGTCCGGCTTCAGCGTGGGGTGGTACGTGGGGCTCCGCGAGCGGCGCGAACTGGCCCGCCGCAAGGACAAGGAGGCCATCCTAGCACACGGGGGCGGCGAGGCCGTGCTGAGCGTCAGCCGCCTGGGCGAGCGCCGGGCGGGCGGCCCCGGAGGCCgggccgggggcggcggcggcgggcccgGGGGTCCCCCGGAGGCTCTGCTGGCGCCCCTGATGCAGAACGGCTGGACCAAGGCCACGCTGCTGCAGGGCGGCCCCCACGACCTGGACTCGGGGCTGCTGCCCACGCCCGAGCAGACGCCGCTGCCCCAGAAGCGCTTGCCCACCCCGCACCCGCACCCCTTGGGCCCCCGCGCCTGGGAACACGGCCCCGCGCTGCTCACGGCCTCCGCCTCGTCCTCGCTCCTGCTGCTGGCCCCCGGCCGCGCCCCTGAGCCGCCCCCCGCGCCGGGCGAGCCGGCGGCCCCCGACGCCCGCCTCTTCACCGCGCGCCCGGGCCGCGCCTCCCACGGCGACTTCCCGCTTACCCCCCATGCCAGCCCGGACCGCCGGCGGGTGGTGTCGGCGCCCACGGGCCCCTCGGACCCAAGTTCGTCCGCCGATGGCTTCCCGCGGCCCTGGAGCCCGCCGCCCACGGGCAGTCTCCGGAGACCAGGCGCGCACGCCCCGCCGGCCGCCGCGCTGCGCCGCACGCACACGATCAACAGCGGCGAGGCCCGGCCCCGCGGCCGCCACGCCCGGCCGGTCACGGACTTGGCCCACCTGCTCTCCTACGGGGGCCCCGACAGGACTGCGCCCCCCGTGCCCTAG